A stretch of DNA from Paenibacillus sp.:
TAAAGGAGCATAGCAATAGCCTGAAGAATTAGCCGGCCGAAGGGCCGGCTATTTTTGTCCAAGTAACACTGCGTCTCGCCGGGGCAAATCGCCCAAAAGGAAAATCTGCCGGGAAGTTCCGTTTACTTTCCCTGCCGTTGAGGATATAATAACAATACAACAGCCTGCGATGTACGTTGAGGAATATTTGTTTTGAACCAATGATTGTTTCCCGGGAGTCTCATATGGACGTTGTAGCTGGCATGCCCTCGCGAAGGGACGTCAAAAGCACGCTGCGGACACCCACCTGCCAAGGCAGGTTTCGAAACAAATTTCCAACGGCATAGGCGGGTTTTTGTGTTTTCAATGAACCCCCTGCATAAGAAGCGTTGCCCGCTCCATACTAAAGAGACGAATCTCAGTCTCTGGAGGGCGAACGCATGCATAAGCAAGAACGCATCCGGCGGCCGAGAGGCCGCCTTTTTTGGCTGAAACCGGCGATGCTCTTCGCGCTGGTCGCCGCGATCTTCGTCGCCGCGCCGCAGCCGGGCCTTACGTTCTCGGAATGGTATTGGATCATGGAGCAGGGCGACACGGGCGACGACGTGGCGGAGCTGCAGTCGCGCCTTAGATTTTTGGGATTTTACGGGGGAGAGGTCGACGGGCAGTTCGGCGGCGGCACGCGCCGCGCGGTCGTCGGCTTTCAGCGGGAATTCGGACTGTCGGTCGACGGTCGAGTCGGACCGCAGACGAAACTGCGGCTTGCGCGGGCGACGAAAAACTGGAACAGCTCGTACATGGCGGACTATTACCGCGGCGGAGGGGCTCGGCGGACGGCCGCAGCGCCGCTGCCCTCCGGGACGGGAGGGTTCAGCGACGAGGATATCAAGCTGCTCGCGCGAACGGTGCACGGCGAGGCGAGGGGGGAGCCGTACGAAGGTCAGGTCGCCGTCGCGGCCGTCGTGCTGAACCGGCTGACCAATCCGGCGTTCCCGCAGACGGTGGCCGGCGTCATTTTCCAGCCGGGGGCGTTCACGGCCGTCGACGACGGACAAATTTGGCTCGAGCCGAACGCTTCGGCGTATAAAGCGGTAAGAGACGCCCTTAACGGGTGGGATCCTTCTGGGGAAGCGATGTATTATTTCAACCCCGCGACGGCGACATCGAAGTGGATTTGGAGCCGGCCGCAGATCAAGCGGATCGGAAAACATATTTTTTGCTTATAAAACCCCCAAGAAAGCGTTCTTTTCCACAATCCGGTTTGCCGTTATCAGTCAAGTAGTGGTAAGATGGTAACAGCGGTTTTGGCAACGGGATGCGGAGATTCAAGGGGGGGAACATAGTTTTGTTAAAGAGAACGCTCATCGGACTGATCCGCAGTCACGAGCAAACGGGAGAAAAAGCGACCCGGCCTGAGTTGAAGACCAGACATTACAAGCTATCCCGCGATAAGCTGTGGGATGAAGTGATTTCCATCTTAAAGAAGAAACCTGGTTACAAAGTGCTCCACGAAGTGAAAAGCGTCGGCGAGATCGTCTTGGAAAAGCGCACGGTCACCGGACGCGTCCAAGATATTACGCTCACCGTATTGGCGTTGAATCCGCTTCAGTCGGCCGTCGATATTTATTCGGCATCCCGCGGCTCGCTCGGCGATCTCGGTTCCAATTACCGCACGATTCTCGACATCTACAAAGCGCTGGACCAAAAGCTGGCTCAGTATAAAATAACCCATTAATAAAGAAAGCAGCGGGCCGCAAGGCTCCGCTGCTTCTTCGTTTCCTGAGCGATTAGACCAACGCGCGAACCGCGTCGAGCGCCGCGTCGTAGTTCGGGTGCTCCGTCATTTCTTTCAGGTACTCGACGTATGTAATCTTGTCGTTTTGGTCGATGACGAAGATCGAGCGCATCAACAAGCGGAGTTCTTTGATGTGAACGCCGTATGCGTCGCCGAAGGATACGTTCTTATAGTCGGACAGCATGGTCACCTTGTCGATGCCGGCTGCGCCGCACCAGCGCGCTTGCGCCATCGGCAGGTCGTTGGAGATCGTGATGACCGCGACCGAGTCGCCGAGTTTCGCGGCTTCTTCGTTGAAACGGCGCGTTTGCGCGTCGCAGACGCCCGTGTCGATCGAAGGAACGACGCTGATCAGCTTTACTTTGCCGGCGAAATCCTTCAAGGACGCCGTTTCGACCAAGCTTTTGTTCACCGTAAAATCGGGAGCTTGGTCCCCTGCCTTCAATTCCGGTCCGATCAACGTGATCGGGTTGCCCTTCAGCGTGGCCGCTCCGGTTCTTTCGGTTGCCATTGCTAAATTCCTCCTCATCGCATTTCTTCTAAACACCTCTTATATTATATAATGGTGGGAAAGGCAAAGTCCAACGCCTGGAAGGGGAGCAACATGTTTCTACGGTACGAAAGCTTTCGCGAATACATCCGGTTTTACCCCGTCAATACGGTCGTTCTGGCGCTGCTCGCCGCGGCGCATGCCGGCTTCGCGCTGTACGCCTGGATGACCGGCACTCCGGCTTGGGCGCTCAAGCAGGAATACGGCGGCTTCCTGCTTGTCCGGGAAGCGGACATCATACCCGAATACTGGCGTTATATCACCTCGGTATTTCTTCATGCGGACTTCGGGCATTTGCTGTTCAACGCCTTCGCCATTTTCGTCTTCGCGCCGCCGCTCGAGCGCGCGCTCGGTTCGTTCCGCTACGCGGCGCTCTTTTTGTTTTCCGGCATCATGGGCAATATTTTCACGAATTTCTACGCAGGTCCGGTGGCGTCCGTCGGCGCGAGCGGGGCGGTCTACGGCGTATTCGGGGCGTACGTGTTTTACATGCTGTTCCGTAGAGGCGCGCTCGATTTCGCGTCCAAGCGGACGCTGCAAACGATGCTGATCGTGGGCGTCCTATATTCCATAGCGATTCCGCAAATCAACTATTTCGCGCACCTGGGCGGCTTCGTCGGAGGACTGGTCATGAACGCTTTGTATACTTGGGTGCTGCACGGAAGGACGCGTTAAGATGGAGCTTCGGCAGTTGCAATATTTCGTCACCGTCGCGCGCATGGAACACGTTACGCACGCGGCGGAATCGCTGCGCGTCGCCCAATCGGCGGTAAGCCGGCAAATTCACCAACTGGAGCAGGAGCTCGGCGTTTCGCTGTTCACTCCGAAAGGAAGAAATCTGCAGCTTACGCCGGCGGGAAAGCTGTTCCTGCGGCGGGCGGAGGCGATCCTGACCGATCTCGAGCGGGCCGTGCTCGACTTGCAGGAGTTTCTGAACCCGGAGGCCGGCGAGATCCGCATCGGGTTTCCGCACAGCTTGGGCATTCACCTGCTGCCAAGCGTCATCGCCGAATACCGGAAGGACCACCCGAACGTTAAGTTCGTGCTGAAACAGGGGACGTATCACGTGCTTATCCGCGAATTGCTCGAAGGCGAAATCGACTTGGCGTTCATCTCCCCGTTCCCCGAAGATCATGACGATGTCGAAGGGGAGCTGCTGTTGTCGGAGGAGCTTCGGGTCATTTTGCCGGCCAACCATTTGCTGGCGCAGTATACCTCGATTCGGCTGGAGCAGCTGAGGGACGATTCGTTCGTCATGTTCAGCGAGGAGTATTCGCTCCGGACGATCGTGCTCGAGGCTTGCCGGAAGGCGGGCTTCGTGCCGCACGTCGGGTTCGAGGGGGAGGAGACGGACACGATCCGCGGGCTGGTGGCGGCCGGACTGGGCGTCAGTCTGCTGCCGGAGATGGCTCTGATCGAGACAAGCCCCATGATGCCCGTCAGTGTCCGGGTGACCGAGCCGCAGGTGCAGCGGACGATCGGCCTCATTCGGAGGCGCGGGGAGAAGCTGCCGCTTGTAGCGGAAGTGTTTCGCAGCTACGTAGTCGATTATTTTGACGGCAAAAGCCGCCTGCCCTAATAAAGGGAGGCGGCTTTTTGGTTTTCGTAACGTTATTCTTCGTTGTTGCTGCCCATGAAGATCATGATGAACTTGATCAGCTCAAGCAGCGAGATGAGCGCGGCGGCCACATACGTCAGCGCAGCGGCGTTGAGCACTTTGGCGACGCCCCGTTCTTCTTCGTTCGAGATGAAGCCTTCGGAGATCATCAGTTCCCGCGCGCGGGAGCTGGCGTTGAACTCGACCGGCAGCGTAATCAGCTGGAACGCGACGGCGGCCGAGAAGAAGATGATCCCGAGCAGCACGAGGTTCATGGCGCCGAAGATGAAGCCGGCGATCAAGAACAGCGGCGCGACGCCGGACGTAATGTTGACGAGCGGGAACATCCGGTGGCGCAGCACGAGCGCCGGGTACGAAAACTTATGCTGGATCGCATGGCCGACTTCGTGGCACGCGACCGAGACGGCCGAGACGGAGCTTTGGTAGTACACCGGCTCGGACAAACGGACGACGCGGTGGATCGGGTCGTAGTGGTCGCTGAGCACGCCGCGCACCGGCTCGATCGGCACATCGTGCAGGCCGTTGTTGTCGAGCATGCGGCGAGCGGCTTCATAGCCGGTCAGTCCGCTGCTGATGCCGACTTCGGACCAGCGCTTGAACGTGCCTTTGACGCGGAACTGCGCCCAGATGGAAACGCCGAACGCGATCAAGATGAGAAAGTCCATTGGGTGGAAAAACATGTGTTGTACCTCCGTTTCGATTAGTAACAAGAGTGCGTAGAGCCATGGGAGCCGTTCAGCCGAGAGGACCTTTGCCGAGAAGGAGCAGCAGCGCTTCGATGCAAGCGGCGGTTTGGGGCGACAAGCGCCTCAGCAAATGTTGGGCTTGCTTCGGCTTCAGCTGCTCCAAAATCGGAGCGATCGCCTTCGCTTCCCGCTCGAGCTGCATCATGTGCAGCTGAAGCGCCGTCAGTCGTTCGGTCACGGCTTCGTCGGCCGCGGCTTTCCCTGGCAGCAGCAGTCTCTTGATTTCTTCTAATGAAAGCTTCTGCTTTTTCAACCATTCAATACGCTTGAGCTGCTGCAAGGTTTCAGATCCGTATAGGCGATAGTTGGTCGTCGATCGCTCGGCCGGCGCAATCAATCCGATTTTCGTGTAATAGTCGATGGTTCGGGGGCTAACCTCACATAATGCGGCCAGTTCGCCGATCTTAAAAAGCTTTCTATCCCCACCTGAATCACCTCGCTTTATTTCGCAATTTCGTTTCTATATATATGATAGCGAACGCCAAAGCATACAGTCAAACGTTATGGTTTCATCTCTCGAAGAAAAAGCGGCAATCCCCTCGCCTTCGAACGGCGCTGCACCGACAAAATGTAAAAAAAATTGACACAACGAGGCGAAAAACCCTTGTAGATAAAGGACAAATTCAATCCATGTTAAGTTTTTGATGTTTTTGAAAAAAAGTATTGTCAACGAAAGGCATCCTGACTATAATGACATTAAGGTTTTCAAAACGTGTTAGATAAATTAACACAAACGAGGAGTGGTCAGTTTGTTGAAGAAGGTACTTATGGCAGTAAGCGCGATGGGCATGCTTTTCCCGACGCTCGCGTTCGCGTCCGAAGGACCGTCGAGCACGGTGCTCGATATGGGCCTCAACACGATTTGGCTCATGCTCTCCTTCATCCTTGTGCTCCTGATGCAAGGCGGCTTTATTCTTCTCGAGACGGGCTCAACGCGCATGAAGAACGCGGGTCACGTCGCAGGCAAAACGATTTTCACGGTCGGCCTCGGCACGCTGGTGTTCTGGGCGGTCGGCTACGGCTTCATCTGGGGCGAAAATTCGGGCGCGTTCATCGCGACGGGCAGCTTCTTCTTCTCCCCGCCGATCGGCGCGGAGGAAGGGTATCCGGCATCGATCGACTTCTTGTTCCAGCTGGCATTCGCGATGATCTCCCTTACGATCGCGTTTGGCGGATTCGCGGAACGTGCGAAGCTGTCCGTCTACGTGCTGTTCTCGATCTTGTTCACCGCTCTCGTGTATCCGGTCATCGCGCACTGGATTTGGGGCGGCGGCTGGTTGACGGGCCACAAGCAGGACTTCGCGGGTTCGACGGTCGTTCACTTGACGGGCGCCGCTGCGGCTCTCGCCGCTACGATGCTGCTCAAGCCGCGGATCGGCAAGTTCAACAAAGACGGCACGGCCAACGAAATTCACGGCCACAACCAAGTGTACACGGCTCTCGGCGTATTGCTTCTGTGGGTCGGCTGGTTCGGATTTAATGCAGGTTCCACGTTGTCCGTAGGCGACGGCTTCCTCGGTTACGTCGGGTTCACGACGATGATCGCGACCGGCGCAGGCGCCGTCGCGGCGATGTTCACGTCGTGGCTCTCCTCCGGCAAAGCGGATATCGCGACGATGCTGAACGGCACGCTCGCAGGTCTCGTCGCCATCACCGCGTCCTGCGCGTTTGTAGAGCCTTGGGCGGCAGTCGTTATCGGTTTGATCGCCGGCGTATTGGTATACGCAAGCATGAAGATGTTCGAGAAGCTGAAAATCGACGATCCGATTTACGCTTTGTCCGTACACGGCGTGGTCGGTATTTGGGGCACGCTGTCCAATGGCATCTTCGCGGCGCCGCACCTCGTCGAGCGCGTCGGCATCGGCGAAGCGGGCCTGCTCTACACCGGCAGCTTCAGCCAGCTGTGGGTACAGTTCTACGGCGTAGTCGTTTCCGGCGCATTCGCCTTCGTAGTGTCTTACATCTTGCTTCTCATTATTAAAGCGGTCGTCGGCCTTCGCGTTACGGAAGAGCAAGAAATCGTCGGCCTTGACCTCAGCGAGCACGGCGTTTATGGTTATCCTGAGCAAATGAAAAAGACGGTGAACGGATAATCGGGCGCCGAATATAGAGAGAAGGAGGGCGTCGTTATGCGGCAGTGGGAAGAGATAGAGCGTGAGGTGCGGCAAGCCGCGGATACGGCGGCATTGCGGTCGCTCAGAGACGACGTCCACCGCGCATTCGACGCCTCCTCGGCGGAGGCCGGCGGCGCGATCGAGCCGGTCAACCGGCTCCACGACGCCTTCATCCGCCGAACGTTAGCTTTGACCGAAGAACGGGTACGAACGTCCTTGCCGGGCGTTCCGCCCGTTTCTTCGTTTGCGGTGCTGCTATTCGGCAGCGGCGGACGGCGCGAACAGACGCTGTGGAGCGATCAGGACAACGGAATCGTGTACGAAGCTGCGGAAGGGGTCGAATCGGAAGAGGCGGATGCGTATATGGCCCAGCTCGGCGACGCCTTCCGAACGGCGCTGGAGGAGGTCGGGTACCCGCCCTGCGAAGGCAACGTGCTCGTGTCGAATCCGCAGTGGAGGAAGCCGGTCGGAGCGTGGCTCGACACGATGCGAGAGTGGTTCGCCCAGCCGGAATTCGAGACGGTGCGCCATCTGCTGATCGTGGCCGACGCGCGGCCGATTTACGGCGACGCGCGGCTGTTCGACGCGATGCGGGACGAATACGCCCGCCTCGTCGAAGCGCATCGAAGCACGATGCTGGCCCGGATGGCGCACAATACGCTCCGGTACAAAGTGCTCGTCGGCATCCTCGGCAATTTGCTGACGGAGCCGTACGGCGAAGATGCGGGCGGCGTCGACATTAAATACGGCGCCTACATCCCGATGGTGAACGCGATCCGGCTGCTGGCGATCGGTCATGGCGCGAACGGGAACGCCTCGACGCTCGAACGCATCCGTACTTTGCGCGAAGGCGGGTTCGTCGACGCCGAGGAGGCGCAGGCGTGGGAGGAAGCGTTCCGCGCGGTGCTTCGTTTCAGAGCTATGACGCCTTATCAGTTGGTGGACGGAAAGTACGGCACTCGAGGGATCTTGTCCGCGAAGTCGCTGACGAAAGAAGTGAGGCGCGAGTTGAAACGCTCGCTGCGCGTCGGTGCGGCGCTGCAGCGAAAGGTGAAGCGAACGTTCGGCACGGAGGGACACCGATGAAGGATCAGAACCGTCCCCCGCAGGGGATGTGGTCTCTATATAAGATGGGGGGCATCACGCCCGCCCTCAACTCCGTTTTCAATCCGCAAAACGCGCGCCAAATGGCGTTCATCCGCCAAGTGATGAAGCAGCAGCGGAAAGATTTCATCATGGACACTCCGCTCTCCGACATCGAAGTGGTCGTGTTCGATTTGGAGACGACGGGGTTCAACGCGAGCGGCGGCGACGAAATTTTGTCGTTCGGGGCGGTCGCGGCGAAGGGGGACGTCATCCGGGAGGAGGAGACGTTCTACACCCTTGTCAACCCGGAGCGGCCCATACCGGCGAACATCGTGGAGCTGACCGGCATCACGGAGGATGACGTCCGCGGGGCGCCCAGCGTGATGGAAGGCTTGCAGCAGTTTTTTGCATTCGTCGACAAGCGCATCCTGGTGGCGCACGCGTCGGCGCACGACCGGCAATTTCTGAACGCGGCGCTGTGGCGGACGTCGAAGGTGCATATGACGCACCGGGTGCTCGACACGATCATGATCGCCAAATGGCTCGAGCCGAAGCGGACCGATTATT
This window harbors:
- the sleB gene encoding spore cortex-lytic enzyme is translated as MHKQERIRRPRGRLFWLKPAMLFALVAAIFVAAPQPGLTFSEWYWIMEQGDTGDDVAELQSRLRFLGFYGGEVDGQFGGGTRRAVVGFQREFGLSVDGRVGPQTKLRLARATKNWNSSYMADYYRGGGARRTAAAPLPSGTGGFSDEDIKLLARTVHGEARGEPYEGQVAVAAVVLNRLTNPAFPQTVAGVIFQPGAFTAVDDGQIWLEPNASAYKAVRDALNGWDPSGEAMYYFNPATATSKWIWSRPQIKRIGKHIFCL
- a CDS encoding DUF1499 domain-containing protein; translated protein: MLKRTLIGLIRSHEQTGEKATRPELKTRHYKLSRDKLWDEVISILKKKPGYKVLHEVKSVGEIVLEKRTVTGRVQDITLTVLALNPLQSAVDIYSASRGSLGDLGSNYRTILDIYKALDQKLAQYKITH
- the tpx gene encoding thiol peroxidase, translated to MATERTGAATLKGNPITLIGPELKAGDQAPDFTVNKSLVETASLKDFAGKVKLISVVPSIDTGVCDAQTRRFNEEAAKLGDSVAVITISNDLPMAQARWCGAAGIDKVTMLSDYKNVSFGDAYGVHIKELRLLMRSIFVIDQNDKITYVEYLKEMTEHPNYDAALDAVRALV
- a CDS encoding rhomboid family intramembrane serine protease is translated as MFLRYESFREYIRFYPVNTVVLALLAAAHAGFALYAWMTGTPAWALKQEYGGFLLVREADIIPEYWRYITSVFLHADFGHLLFNAFAIFVFAPPLERALGSFRYAALFLFSGIMGNIFTNFYAGPVASVGASGAVYGVFGAYVFYMLFRRGALDFASKRTLQTMLIVGVLYSIAIPQINYFAHLGGFVGGLVMNALYTWVLHGRTR
- a CDS encoding LysR family transcriptional regulator, with protein sequence MELRQLQYFVTVARMEHVTHAAESLRVAQSAVSRQIHQLEQELGVSLFTPKGRNLQLTPAGKLFLRRAEAILTDLERAVLDLQEFLNPEAGEIRIGFPHSLGIHLLPSVIAEYRKDHPNVKFVLKQGTYHVLIRELLEGEIDLAFISPFPEDHDDVEGELLLSEELRVILPANHLLAQYTSIRLEQLRDDSFVMFSEEYSLRTIVLEACRKAGFVPHVGFEGEETDTIRGLVAAGLGVSLLPEMALIETSPMMPVSVRVTEPQVQRTIGLIRRRGEKLPLVAEVFRSYVVDYFDGKSRLP
- a CDS encoding zinc metallopeptidase, with protein sequence MFFHPMDFLILIAFGVSIWAQFRVKGTFKRWSEVGISSGLTGYEAARRMLDNNGLHDVPIEPVRGVLSDHYDPIHRVVRLSEPVYYQSSVSAVSVACHEVGHAIQHKFSYPALVLRHRMFPLVNITSGVAPLFLIAGFIFGAMNLVLLGIIFFSAAVAFQLITLPVEFNASSRARELMISEGFISNEEERGVAKVLNAAALTYVAAALISLLELIKFIMIFMGSNNEE
- a CDS encoding MerR family transcriptional regulator produces the protein MKRGDSGGDRKLFKIGELAALCEVSPRTIDYYTKIGLIAPAERSTTNYRLYGSETLQQLKRIEWLKKQKLSLEEIKRLLLPGKAAADEAVTERLTALQLHMMQLEREAKAIAPILEQLKPKQAQHLLRRLSPQTAACIEALLLLLGKGPLG
- a CDS encoding ammonium transporter, translating into MLKKVLMAVSAMGMLFPTLAFASEGPSSTVLDMGLNTIWLMLSFILVLLMQGGFILLETGSTRMKNAGHVAGKTIFTVGLGTLVFWAVGYGFIWGENSGAFIATGSFFFSPPIGAEEGYPASIDFLFQLAFAMISLTIAFGGFAERAKLSVYVLFSILFTALVYPVIAHWIWGGGWLTGHKQDFAGSTVVHLTGAAAALAATMLLKPRIGKFNKDGTANEIHGHNQVYTALGVLLLWVGWFGFNAGSTLSVGDGFLGYVGFTTMIATGAGAVAAMFTSWLSSGKADIATMLNGTLAGLVAITASCAFVEPWAAVVIGLIAGVLVYASMKMFEKLKIDDPIYALSVHGVVGIWGTLSNGIFAAPHLVERVGIGEAGLLYTGSFSQLWVQFYGVVVSGAFAFVVSYILLLIIKAVVGLRVTEEQEIVGLDLSEHGVYGYPEQMKKTVNG
- a CDS encoding DUF294 nucleotidyltransferase-like domain-containing protein — its product is MRQWEEIEREVRQAADTAALRSLRDDVHRAFDASSAEAGGAIEPVNRLHDAFIRRTLALTEERVRTSLPGVPPVSSFAVLLFGSGGRREQTLWSDQDNGIVYEAAEGVESEEADAYMAQLGDAFRTALEEVGYPPCEGNVLVSNPQWRKPVGAWLDTMREWFAQPEFETVRHLLIVADARPIYGDARLFDAMRDEYARLVEAHRSTMLARMAHNTLRYKVLVGILGNLLTEPYGEDAGGVDIKYGAYIPMVNAIRLLAIGHGANGNASTLERIRTLREGGFVDAEEAQAWEEAFRAVLRFRAMTPYQLVDGKYGTRGILSAKSLTKEVRRELKRSLRVGAALQRKVKRTFGTEGHR
- a CDS encoding exonuclease domain-containing protein, which translates into the protein MKDQNRPPQGMWSLYKMGGITPALNSVFNPQNARQMAFIRQVMKQQRKDFIMDTPLSDIEVVVFDLETTGFNASGGDEILSFGAVAAKGDVIREEETFYTLVNPERPIPANIVELTGITEDDVRGAPSVMEGLQQFFAFVDKRILVAHASAHDRQFLNAALWRTSKVHMTHRVLDTIMIAKWLEPKRTDYSLDALLEEHGIPITVRHHALEDSLMTARLWVSFLRRIRDRNIQTLGDLYSYLSQS